Below is a genomic region from candidate division SR1 bacterium Aalborg_AAW-1.
TGGTGAAAAGAAAATCCAACAGTTATTCCCTGAATATGAAAATATTGCACAATATGAGAGCTATCTAAGACTTCATCAATCAACTCGTCTTAATTTTGAAGAAATGGCTCATTATATACAATCTCATACAATAAGAAAAAAATACGAATATAAGCCTCTTTTTAATGCAATACTTAAAACAAAAAAAGGTCTTAAAGACACATCAATACAAAATACAGGAATTGTATTCTGAAAAAATTGTACATATCTTAATGGTTATACTCAAATTAAAGATCTTCCAGAAGAACAGAAAACACTACTTCTCTCTATTGGAAAAATAAAAATTAGTGATCTAAAGTTTTTTAATTTTTCTTAAGATTGAATGTTTGTATAATATCTAAAGCCGTTTTCTTTGTATTATCAGATATGTTTTTAGTTAATATATCAAATCATAAAGTATTTTCTTTTAGTCATTGTAGTCAAATTCCCAATTGTTGTGCTATTAGTAATCCAATAAAATTAGATTTCATTAAACAATCTTCTTCTATATTTAATTCTTTTTTTAATCAAGGTAGTAAGTCACGATCTTTAATATTGAGTTTAAAAGTATTTAAATCATGAACTGCATTTAATATTTCTTCTTCTGAGTTAAATGATTGGAGATAATAAATTACTTTATTTTTTCATCTTGTATAAGCCATATCTTTAGGACTAGCTCATTTAAAATCTGGATGAATAAATCTCTTTCTTCTATATACTAAATCTTCAATATTAAGTTTAGATCATATTAATTTCTTATAAATATTAATAATCTTCAGAGTATCTTTAAGATTATAGTGTTCAGATATTAAAATACAAATATCTCAAATTGTCGGTTTTTCTATAAGTTTTGACAAATCATTTAAAGAAGATACTTTTCAAGATGCCAATCCTGTAAATATGCTAGCTAATCATTCTTCTGTTTCTAAATAATTAGCTCACTTAAATCCTTTTCATAAAAATTTATTTGTATTGTATGCTGATACTACATGCTTACCAAATTCATGGGTATAAGTTCATAATGCATTAGCTAAATTTATTGTCGATTGTTTTTCTTCTGATGGTATTTTAAATTCTTCTTTTAGTTGATCGACTGAAGAATTTCAACTATTATGAGTAATAATTTTCCAATTATATGATAAAATATTATTATCATTAAATTCATTTTCCATCATAGAGGTATATAATTCTATTTGATCTTTTTTTTCTATACTACTTATATTTTTATCTATTTTTATTCATACTGTTATTTTTTTATTTTGAGTTAGACTATATCATGTTTCGTATTTTATAAAATTAACACTATCTTTAAGAATAGATAGTTCTTCGTCTGTTATATTTCTATTATTAATATTTTTTCTCTGTTCTTTATCAATATCTTGAAAAACCTTACCCAATATAAATTGTACTTCATCTAAATTTTCGCTCACTGAATTCCCGAATACTGTCAATGAATCTTTTATGCTACTATTATAGATTTCTAATTCTTGAGCTGTAAGTTTATATCCTCATTTCACTGCTTCTGAATAAACAGCAATTTTTAATAATTTTATTTTATTTTCTAACTCAAAAAATGAATCTTGAAAAAGTTGCAAAGTTAAGGGTTTATTTTGAAGTTCTTGTATAACATCATATTCTATCTGTTTTAATTTATCTTGTAGAATAGCAATTTTGTCTAAAAACAAAGTAATATCATTTTTAGTTATAGGTGTTACTATTTTATCTCCAAAAAAACTTTCTGCAATTTTATAAGAAGTATTATTATGAATAATAGTATTATATTTTATTTCTCAATCTAATAATTCTGAATATGGAGATAATATATTTCACATATTTTCTAGAATAGTATCGAGATTGGAATTAGTAAATTCAATTCTATCTATTTCTTCCATTGTAAAATACAAGATATACATAAAAACACATAAGATATAATATATATATAATTTTTATTTTGTCAAAAAAAATCTCCATTATGGAGATTAACATGATATTATACTCTCTTTATTTTCAATTCAATAAGAATAGAGGAAGTAAATCGAATAACAGCACCTAGTACAAAGACTATAGCAAGAACCGCACCATAACCATTAAATAAGAGTCATCGAATACCAGTTTGGATACCTTCTAGTCATAAGAGTTGTGAGAAATAAACAAGAGATTGATCTCTACCCGTACTTGCAAGAGCAATCACAATACTAAGTATCAGTGATACAACAAATCAACCTACAAGTACCAATCATACAAAAATCAAGAACGGATTCCTCATTTGCGCTCCTGTAGCTCAGAGTATTTTCTTGAGAGCAAGGATATCCTCAAACTGTTTGAGCTTAAAATATACTAAGAGTACAACAACAGCTATCATAACCAAAGAGAAAATAATAATCAATGCGATACTAGCTCACTTCAGGAAATAAGAGAAATCAAGTGCTTTCATTACTCTCTGTTCTTGAGCTCTGATAGATGTACTATCTCACAAATCACCAATATTTTCTATAATAGTACTATAACGTGGCAATATCTGTGTTAATTGTTCATGTTGTGATTCATTATGTACCGTCACATATAACGTTGAAGGAAGCTGAGCATTGATATTATAATCCTTAAACTTCTGAACTATGTCAGGAAGTTTTTTTTCTAAAGCGGATACTGCATCATCTTGCGAAAGATATTCTGCACTAATACCAGCATTTTCTAATTCCTTGAGAAGAGTAACAACTTGAGCATTTGTAGTATCTCCTGTTTGTCATGAAGAGATATAGAAATACATTCACAACTTATTGGTCAAACCAGTCGAGACATCACTGAGATGAGAACTTAATCCAATAATTAACGTCAGAAAAAGCATCAATAATCACACAATCACCGTAGATGCAATATATTGGATAGGTTTGTACGTAATAAGTCTATGTACTTCCTCAGAAAGGAGAGACTTCTTAATGATAGAGAGACGTGACATGTTGTAGTAAAAGTTTAAAGTGAAGTAGTGATATTAGGATTACTCCTTTTTCATTATAACATTATTCATTATCACTGGGGTTGCAAGAGTTTATGATATTTTTTTCTTGGTATTATAGGTTGTAATATATGCAGAGAAAATCTTCATTTTACTTTCATAAAAGGCAAGTTTTTTGTCATATATTTCAAGATCTTCTTTATTATTATAGAAAAACTGGATTAATTCCTCCGCTTTACGATATTTTTTTTCTAAAAGATAGAGTTCTACCATATTATAAATAATTTCAGCATCATATCTATGAAGATCATGTGCACGTTCTAGATGATACAGTCATTTTTCTCTATTACCATACCAATATTCAGAAAGGGCATAACATCTCATAATTTCATGATTGTCTTTATCGAGTTTTTCCATTGCCTTAAGCAAAAAATCTCTCGCCTGTTTTCGATGATTTTTTTCCATTTCAAGGACACCCTTCACATACAGTCCCATAGGATCTTTATTATCAGTATTAGCATTGAGAAAATCTACAGCTTTTGATGCTTTATTAATTTCTCCTTTTTTATACTGAATATCAGCAATCATAAGAAGAAGTTCATCATTAGTAGGATCCTTAGCAAGGAGAGTATTAATATACTCAATAGCGTCATCATACTTTCCTTCTTGGATATATGCATTGACAAGATCATTTTGAGAATCTGCAAGAAATCACATTATTTCATTATTGAAAATTAAAAATACTAAACTAATAGTAGTTATTTTTTCTTTCTAATCAAAACATATCTTATTGTTTATAAGCATTACTCTATACAAATACAAAAAATAATTGATAATATAAAAAAAGAAAATCTTCTGACTCCAAAAGTGAGTAATAATCACATATTTTTATTTTTATGATATTTTCTCGTAAAAGTATTGACTTTTCTATAAATATCCTTATACTCCTAATCGTGTGGTGGAGATAAAATAGTTAAAAAAGGGTGTCTTCGTGTGTGGGGGATGCCCTTTTTTGTATTTGAAAAATTAAATCTATATCTAGATAACTCTAGATTATTCTTTTATTATATTATCATTCAATAATTGAAATAACTCATTGCGAATGATATTTAGATTCAAATTTTTCCCAGGACAACTCTTCTCATTATTAAAATCACTATGTCACAATACATTTTCTATAGCAATATTATATTCTTTAATAAGTTTAATAAGAAGTGTATACAAAGTATCTAATTGTTTTAAACTAGGTTTATATAAATCAAAATCTCAAATAAGAGATATACCTATAGAATCACTATTTTGTCAAAAAACATGAGCTCCTTGAAATAAAAGATCTCTTAAATGATATAGTTTTCAATCTATCGAAAAAATTCCATTTCCAATAATAAAATGATATCAAATATCATCCCATCACCTCAACAATTTATGCCTTAATTTAATTAAATAAGGGTGATCATAAGTTGTTTTAGTATGGTGAAGAATAATTTTATCTACTTTACTTAAAAATTCCATAAAGGACTATAAATATAAAAGAAATAAATGTCAATAGATATTTTTTATCTTGCAACTTCCAACCCTTTCTCTACAATAACTATTAACTTTAAACCCTTAACTCTAACCTTCTATGTTTCATCTCATTACAGGAAACGTCATTACTGACCATGGAACTTATATTATCAATAACCTGATTGGGATACAAGTTACCTATAACGGGAAAGAAGAGCAGGGGAGTTATTTCCTCTATCCTATCATCGATGATCACGCCAAGACCATCAAATACTATGCTTTCGATACAGCGAGTCAGAAAGAATCTTTTTCATCAGTATTAAAAATATCAGGCATCTGACCGAAAACAGCGTATGAGATAGCGCGAGCCGATCAGGTAAAACTCATGAATGCGATAGATACCTTTGATGTAGCATTTTTTCAGACTATCCCAGGAATTGGACCGAAAACAGCGAAAAAAATACTTGTAGAACTGAAATCATCATTTTCAGAACAGGATATTATTAAGATTAATGCCGATGATAAATTAGTAAAAAACATCGTAAAAACACTTTCTGCAATGGGATATGACAAAAACAAAGTCATGACAACACTCGCTACCTATAAAGACGAAATCTCACAAGAAACCTTATCTCTTGTCCTGCAATGGTTGATTCAAAATATGAAATAAACTTTTAATCTCTTTACTATGTAAGTAATACACATGTCACGTGATCCTCATCTCTACGGAGCAACTTATGCATTTATTTTTGATAACGCTGGTAAAATACTACTACAACAAAGACAAAATACTTGATATTATGATGGAGGGCGACAAGTTCCAGCAGGACATATCGATGATGGGGAAACTGCTAGTGAAAGTATTCGTCATGAGTGCGAAGAAGAATTATGAATAACTATTAAAGTAAATGAAAATAATGTATTTCATATTATTCATAGAATCAACACAGAAAGACAATATATGGATGTTGGTGTGAAGATCACAGAACGGTCATGAGAAATCATTAATAATGAACCAGATAAATGTAGTGCTTTAGAACGATTTTCATTAGATCAATTACCATCATATATTAGTCCATCAACTTTACAGTTTTTACAAGCATTAGATGAGAATACATTTTATTCTGAATTAAGAGAATAAGTCTTATATTCTTCGTTGCAATTTCATAGTCATTTTCCTATACTGGAGTTGAATTATATTTTACTGAAAACATAAATTTCTTATGCAAAAAATTTGACTTATAGGATCCCCAAATGCAGGGAAATCAACACTCTTCAATAGACTGATCGGAACCTATCGTGCTATTATTACTGATATCGCTGGTACAACAAGAGATATTATAGGGCACGAGACGATATTAGATGGAATTGGGAAAGTAGAAGTCCTCGATAGTCCAGGTCTGGATGTCAATGAGAATGAATTACCCTATATAGAACGTATTATCAATGAATCTGATACTATTATTATGGTGGTAGATCATAAAGCAGGACTCAACTCCAAAGATGAAGAAATGATCTCCATGGTTCGCCGTGCTGGGAAGATCAGTCAGATGATCGTTTTTATCAACAAATTAGATAAGAAACCGAATGAAAATCAAATGGCTCTTATCAGTAGTGAATATAGTCACTGGGGTATTGATCATCTTGTTTTTGGAAGTGCTCATCATGGCAAAACAGGTGATCTTATGCGTCTCCTCTATACGATGCTTGGAACTCAAGAACAGTATATTCAAGAAGAACTTGATGAAGAAAGCGATGAACAACATCAAGAATGGAATGAAGGTGAATTTTGAAATGAAGAGTTTGAGCTAGAAGACGAAGAGCTATTGTTAGACCAAGAAGAAAATCATTATGTTAAAGCTGGTAAAATACCTATTGCAATCATTGGACGTCCTAATGTAGGAAAATCAACTTTTTTGAATAAAGTATCTCATAAAGAGCTCTCGAAAGTCTCTGATATACCCGGTACAACATTAGATTATATTTCATCAGAACTTACCATACAAGATCAAGATTATGTCCTCTATGACACCGCCGGAATTAGAAGAAAAGGGAGTATTCATGGACTAGAAAAGATTGCATTTGAAAAAACTTATGGGATGCTAAAGTATTATCAACCTATTGTTCTGTTCCTGATTAGTGGTGATGAAGGAGTAACCAAGACTGATCGTGCACTTATGACTCATATTCTTGATCTTCATCTTCCCACACTTGTTGTTATCAATAAGATAGACACCCTCAACAATCTCCAAAAAGAGAAACTTCTGACTGCAGTGAGAGAACATTTTGGACATCAAGATCGTCTCTTTACGGTCGGTATTAGTGCCAAAACCTGAGTCAATATAGAAAAAATACGACCTATAGTTCAAGATCTCCGAGCACGTAGTCATGTCACTCTCACTACCGGACAACTCAACAAAATGATCTCAAAAGGATTCTTGGAAAAACCACCAACATTCCCACATAATAAAGCTGTAAAAGTCTACTACACCACACAAGTAAAAACCTACCCACCAATCTTTATGTCTTTTATTAATAAAAAAACTCACGTCACCCAAGCCTTCAAAAATTGGCTAGAAACTATCGTCAGAAAAGCTGGTAACTATGGCGGTATACCACTTCACTTCATCTTCAAAGACAAGAAGATGGACGAAGAAGGATATGCAAAGCACTTAGAGAAGAGAAAACAAGCGATCAGAGCAAGACTCAAACGCACGCCAAAAGAAAAAATAGCAATTAGAAAAGAAAGAGAAGAAAAGAAAAAGAAAGGGAAATAGTTATACAAAAAATCCATAGTAGATTACAAGAAATCTATCACTATGGATTTTTTTACATCTCATTACTTACAATCAAATGAGAAATCTGGAATCAAAGCATCTTTTAGTTCAACTTCATCACTTCTGGTCTCTCCATTATCAAGAACAAAGGATACCTTTACTTTACCATCTTCGATTTTCAAATCAATAACTTCTCCGGAGAGAATATCCATAAGTTCATAATCAAGTCATCCTGTAAAGACAATTCTTCATCCTTGATTTTTATAATATTCTAGTCACTTGATAAATGATATGATATGCTCTTCAGGAAGATTTCATAAATTAAAAAGTTTTGTTAATCTTTTATTATTAAGATTGAGTTCTTCTTGAAGTTCTTCTAAAGACTCCATATTTTTCAATATATCAACCAAATCAATAGATAAATCAACTTTGTTTTTATTCTCATGGTAATTATCTCCATTATTGTGATGTTCTAATGACATAATAATATTATCAATAATTTAAAATATATTCACTTGTTTAATATAATAATGAAAAATAAATAAAAGTCAAAAATTATAAAAGAGTTTTTTCTGTTGATTCCAGAAGGTCAAAATTATATACTCATATCAGTAATTTTTTATCATTACATTATACACAATAATGCTTACCTCTACTACACCAACTATTGAAGGAAATCAGATTAAAGAACATCTTGGACTTATCTCATCAGAAGTTATTGTCTGAGCCAATGTCGTAAAAGATCTCTTTGCAGGTTTGACTGATTTTTTCGGTGGAAGATCAAGTGCTTATGAAAGTGCTCTTATACAAGGGAAAAACGAAGCAATGGACGAACTCCTTACCAAAGCTAAAAAATTAGGAGCAGATGCTATCGTTGGTATTGATATGGATTTTGAAGCAGTAGGGAAAGGATCGATGTTTATGATCAATATCTCTGGAACTGCCGTCAAACTCACCAAATAAATTTTATTTACTCTACATTACTATGAAGAATAACAATATCCTGGCTTGGCTGATCGTTACACCACTCATTCCACTCGCTGGAGTATGGATTGCATCACTTCGAGGATATCTGGATCCAGAACTTGCAAGCAAGATTTCTCTCACCTTGATAATATTACTGTGAGTTGATCTTCTTATTTATAAGTTATTCATCAGCAAAGACAAACCTTTTACTGACAAATATTAAATTCGAATAATATAATCATAAAAATATACAAATACCTACAACAAAAACCCTCAACTTTAAACTTTAAACTTTTTACTAGATAAATGGTCGATATACAAAAATTAGCAAAACTGACAGGGATTCACCTTTCAGCAGATGAACAAACAAGGTTATGATGACAACTCGAATCAGTAGTAGATCTTTTGGAAAAAGTTAAAAACTATGATATCGAACAACCATCACAAACCTGGCATGAGCTTCTTGGATTACAAAGCACGCCACAACAGAATGCAATTTCTGATGGTAATGCAACAGCACTTATCGAAAATGTTGACCATACTATTGTTGGACATGCTATAGAAGTGAAAGCTTTTGTAGAGTAGTTCCATTTACATATTAATACACTCTTAACTTTTAATTCTCAACTCTTCATTATTATGTCACTCTTAAACTCTCTCTTAGGTACTGTAGTAAACGATACTATTTCAGATCAAATTGCAACTACAACAGGACTTTCTAAAGAACAAACACAACAAGCTATGAAAATGCTTGTCCCTGTACTCATGGGATCATTAGCAAAAAATGCCGAATCTGACACCACACAAGCAGCATCCATCAATGAAGCTTTAAACAAACACGATGGAAGTATTTTATCAAATATCAATATCTCTGATCTTCTGGCGAGCGATGATGGTAAAAAAATTATTGGGCATATTCTTGGAAACAAAACAGCTGCTGTAGAACAAACAGTCGCTAAAGAGACAAACGCATCACCAAGTCAGATAGAATCGCTTTTGAAAATTGCTGGACCACTTCTTATGGGAACACTTGGAAAACAAAAAGCAGAACAAGGACTTGATCTTGAAGGACTAACTTCTCTTCTTTCAAATGAAAAACAAGCGATGAAATCTGATAGCACTATCCAAAGTATGATTTTTGATTTCATTGATCAAAACAATGATGGAAGTATTATTGATGATGTTCTCAACATCGCTGGTAAATTCTTCGGAAATAAAGATCAAAAATAATTATTTTACTGCCAAATTCACTATATGCTTGTCCTAATCAGCGCTATGTCCCAAAATCGTGTCATTGGTACGAATAATCAACTACCATGGCATATTTCTGCTGATTTACAAAGATTTAAAAAAATTACTTCCTGACACATTGTCGTTATGGGTCGTAAAACATATGAATCTATAGGGGAATTACTTCCTCACAGAGAAAATCATATTATTTCATCCACACTACACAATAGTGATTTGGTAGGAATTGCAGAATGAACTTCTGGGAAAATTTTTGATTCATTGAAAGCATGGAAAGAACGATATAATAATCATAACTACGAAACTGTATATATCATAGGAGGTGGAACACTATATGAAGCGTTACTTCCTGATGCAGATCGTATAGAACTTACATTGATAGATGGAAATATAAACGGAGATGTTTATTTCCCTGAATTTGAAGATACCTTTAAACTTACTGAGAGTGAATCTCATAGTGATGGAACGTATTCATTTCAATTCTTAAGATATGAAAAGATATAATTTTTTATATATTAACTAGTACTACTTTATGCAAGAACCACAAGGACTAACAATGGTATCAGAATTTCATACTCTTTTTGATGCACCAATTTTAGATACTCCACAGATACCAACACAAAGAGCACAATTAAGAGTCAATCTTCTTGAAGAAGAACTCAATGAACTCAAACAAGCGATCGCTGATGGAGATCTTGTAGAAGTTGCTGATGCTTTCGCTGATCTTCAATATGTTCTGTCTGGAGCTATACTTGAATTTGGTCTGGGAGATCGTTTTGCAGATATTTTTGCAGAAGTACAAAGATCAAATATATCTAAAGCATGTTCTACACCAGAAGAAGCACAAGCAACAGTCGAACATTACAAAACAACCAAATGATTTGATGCTCATATCGTAGCTAAGTGAGATCAATACCTAGTATACAGAACTGAAGACAATAAAGTTCTGAAATCTATCAACTATAGTCCTGCTAATATTAAAAAGTTTTTGTAATAACTTTTTTATAACTTATCATGTTATCATGAAAAACTATCTCTCACTTGTGAATACTATTCTCGAACAAGGTGAACGAAAAGAAAATAGAACCGGTATGGATTGTAAAACTGTAGCCGGTATGATGTTTGAACATGATATGAGTACATGATTTCCACTTCTTACTACGAAAAGAGTACCATTTCGCTTAGTGGCGTCAGAATTAGAATTTTTTATAAAGGGAATTACTGACAAGCAGTGGTTGATTGATAGGGATAATCATATCCGAGATGAACGATGTAGTCCTGATATCATCCCGTATAGTCACGATCCTGAGATTCAAGCACAGATGAAAACTCAGAGAGAACTTGGACCAGTCTATGGATACCAATGGAGAAATTTCTGATGAGAATATACTAGTTATGATCAACCAATAGGAACTGATGGTGTAGACCAACTTCGTAAAGTCGTCGAGACCTTAAAAACAAATCCTTCTGACCGTAGGATGATCGTCATGGCTCGAAATCCACAAGTTCTACATAGACAAGCACTTCCTCCTTGTCACTACGGATTTCAAGTGACGGTGATCAATGGAAAACTCAATCTTCTCCGAAATCAAAGATCAGTCGATGTCGGA
It encodes:
- the dfrA gene encoding Dihydrofolate reductase; its protein translation is MLVLISAMSQNRVIGTNNQLPWHISADLQRFKKITSGHIVVMGRKTYESIGELLPHRENHIISSTLHNSDLVGIAEGTSGKIFDSLKAWKERYNNHNYETVYIIGGGTLYEALLPDADRIELTLIDGNINGDVYFPEFEDTFKLTESESHSDGTYSFQFLRYEKI
- the ruvA gene encoding Holliday junction ATP-dependent DNA helicase RuvA; translation: MFHLITGNVITDHGTYIINNLIGIQVTYNGKEEQGSYFLYPIIDDHAKTIKYYAFDTASQKESFSSVLKISGIGPKTAYEIARADQVKLMNAIDTFDVAFFQTIPGIGPKTAKKILVELKSSFSEQDIIKINADDKLVKNIVKTLSAMGYDKNKVMTTLATYKDEISQETLSLVLQWLIQNMK
- a CDS encoding Phosphoribosyl-ATP pyrophosphohydrolase, which translates into the protein MQEPQGLTMVSEFHTLFDAPILDTPQIPTQRAQLRVNLLEEELNELKQAIADGDLVEVADAFADLQYVLSGAILEFGLGDRFADIFAEVQRSNISKACSTPEEAQATVEHYKTTKGFDAHIVAKGDQYLVYRTEDNKVLKSINYSPANIKKFL
- a CDS encoding Tetratricopeptide repeat protein; the protein is MGFLADSQNDLVNAYIQEGKYDDAIEYINTLLAKDPTNDELLLMIADIQYKKGEINKASKAVDFLNANTDNKDPMGLYVKGVLEMEKNHRKQARDFLLKAMEKLDKDNHEIMRCYALSEYWYGNREKGLYHLERAHDLHRYDAEIIYNMVELYLLEKKYRKAEELIQFFYNNKEDLEIYDKKLAFYESKMKIFSAYITTYNTKKKIS
- the der gene encoding GTPase Der, which gives rise to MQKIGLIGSPNAGKSTLFNRLIGTYRAIITDIAGTTRDIIGHETILDGIGKVEVLDSPGLDVNENELPYIERIINESDTIIMVVDHKAGLNSKDEEMISMVRRAGKISQMIVFINKLDKKPNENQMALISSEYSHWGIDHLVFGSAHHGKTGDLMRLLYTMLGTQEQYIQEELDEESDEQHQEWNEGEFGNEEFELEDEELLLDQEENHYVKAGKIPIAIIGRPNVGKSTFLNKVSHKELSKVSDIPGTTLDYISSELTIQDQDYVLYDTAGIRRKGSIHGLEKIAFEKTYGMLKYYQPIVLFLISGDEGVTKTDRALMTHILDLHLPTLVVINKIDTLNNLQKEKLLTAVREHFGHQDRLFTVGISAKTGVNIEKIRPIVQDLRARSHVTLTTGQLNKMISKGFLEKPPTFPHNKAVKVYYTTQVKTYPPIFMSFINKKTHVTQAFKNWLETIVRKAGNYGGIPLHFIFKDKKMDEEGYAKHLEKRKQAIRARLKRTPKEKIAIRKEREEKKKKGK
- the thyA_2 gene encoding Thymidylate synthase, which produces MKNYLSLVNTILEQGERKENRTGMDCKTVAGMMFEHDMSTGFPLLTTKRVPFRLVASELEFFIKGITDKQWLIDRDNHIRDERCSPDIIPYSHDPEIQAQMKTQRELGPVYGYQWRNFGGEYTSYDQPIGTDGVDQLRKVVETLKTNPSDRRMIVMARNPQVLHRQALPPCHYGFQVTVINGKLNLLRNQRSVDVGLGLPFNIASYALLLHLLAKESGLQEGKLVGFLADTHIYRNHVDALTEQLSRTPDILPTITTDDFTNIFDRQYTDTVVENYNPQKSIKMDVAV